The following proteins are co-located in the Polystyrenella longa genome:
- the gcvPA gene encoding aminomethyl-transferring glycine dehydrogenase subunit GcvPA yields MSYLLNTPAQQSEMLDAIGVSSIDELFNTIPENFRLGRDLNLGDHVSEMELTAQIQQLARQNASSSSHVCLMGGGAYDHFIPAVVDEIASRGEYYTAYTPYQAEASQGSLQTFFEFQSLICALTGMDVANASLYEGGTSVSEAAFMAMRVTRRHKKVVVLESVHPEYRQTLQTYLQNLETELVVVPTPSGTVDLKQVAAVMDKETACLIVQQPNFFGSLEQAAELTRMAKEAGALSIVSVDPLSLGVLKRPGTYGADIVVAEGQGLGIPLQFGGPFLGILACDEKYVRRMPGRLIGKTTDSKGEDCYVLNLQAREQHIRRDKATSNICTNQGLMAIRATVYLSSMGPKGMQEAGKRSCQGAHYLVNQLKANGWKAPFAAPYFKECVLTPPASVSEVVTQAQEGGFLVGPVLDRFTDAFCEETQEQLQNSLLLAVTEKRTLEELDQLVGVLAS; encoded by the coding sequence TTGTCTTATTTACTGAATACCCCGGCACAGCAGTCTGAGATGCTGGACGCGATTGGGGTCTCGTCGATTGACGAGTTGTTTAACACGATTCCCGAGAACTTTCGTCTGGGACGGGATCTGAATCTGGGTGATCATGTCTCCGAAATGGAACTGACCGCGCAAATCCAACAGCTCGCTCGGCAGAATGCCTCGTCATCCAGCCACGTCTGTCTCATGGGCGGCGGTGCTTACGACCACTTCATCCCGGCAGTGGTGGATGAAATCGCATCACGCGGCGAATATTACACCGCTTATACCCCCTACCAGGCGGAAGCAAGCCAGGGTTCACTCCAGACCTTCTTCGAGTTTCAATCGCTTATCTGTGCACTTACCGGCATGGATGTGGCGAATGCATCGTTGTACGAAGGGGGAACGAGTGTCAGTGAGGCTGCCTTCATGGCGATGCGTGTCACACGGCGACATAAAAAAGTAGTCGTCCTCGAATCGGTTCACCCCGAATACCGACAGACCTTGCAAACTTACCTGCAAAATCTGGAAACCGAACTTGTTGTTGTGCCCACTCCTTCCGGAACGGTAGACCTCAAACAAGTGGCGGCAGTCATGGATAAAGAGACCGCTTGTCTGATTGTACAACAACCCAACTTCTTCGGTTCGCTGGAGCAGGCGGCAGAACTCACCCGTATGGCGAAAGAAGCGGGAGCGTTGTCGATCGTTTCTGTTGATCCTCTGTCGCTGGGTGTATTGAAACGGCCCGGAACTTATGGAGCCGACATTGTCGTGGCTGAAGGTCAGGGATTAGGGATACCGTTACAGTTCGGCGGACCGTTCCTGGGTATCCTCGCTTGTGACGAAAAATACGTTCGGCGCATGCCCGGAAGGTTAATTGGTAAAACGACGGACAGCAAAGGGGAAGATTGCTACGTCCTCAATCTACAGGCTCGTGAACAGCATATTCGTCGAGACAAAGCGACCAGTAACATTTGTACGAACCAGGGTTTGATGGCGATTCGGGCGACTGTTTATCTTTCTTCGATGGGCCCGAAAGGGATGCAGGAAGCTGGGAAACGCAGCTGTCAGGGGGCTCACTATCTAGTGAACCAGTTAAAAGCGAATGGATGGAAGGCTCCCTTTGCCGCTCCCTATTTCAAAGAGTGTGTCCTGACGCCGCCCGCCTCGGTAAGCGAAGTGGTGACGCAGGCTCAAGAGGGTGGTTTCCTCGTTGGACCGGTGCTCGATCGGTTCACGGATGCATTCTGCGAAGAGACCCAGGAGCAATTGCAGAATTCGTTACTCCTGGCAGTGACGGAAAAACGGACACTGGAAGAACTCGACCAGTTGGTCGGGGTACTGGCCAGCTAA
- the gcvPB gene encoding aminomethyl-transferring glycine dehydrogenase subunit GcvPB — MRNQHSTRSIFDISRSGRRSTRFPEHPANPEMSSVEEAIPAEFLAEEMAPLPELAESDIVRHYVNLSTLNMSVDTHFYPLGSCTMKFNPKRHERLAGTPGLIDMHPYQTAETSQGMLKILFELQEMLAEIAGLPAVSLHPAAGAQGEFTALLTAAAYFRDKGENRTRVIFPSSAHGTNPASAALAGFECVQLKKSATGLVDIEELQAHLDDQTAVFMITNPNTIGMFEPEIGRISQMLHDVGGLVYIDGANMNAILGKTRPGDFGGDMMHYNVHKTFTGPHGAGGPGAGPIAVRDFLADYLPAPIVTKQRDESGNEVYGLSRPAKSIGQVRSFFGNVGILLRGYFYLKTLGAVGLREVSEQAVLNANYLLSQVKDFLPVPGGDVCMHEFVASASPVLKDRGISAMDIAKRLLDYGVHAPTVYFPLDVPEAMMMEPTETESKSTLDRYAALLRTIATEEDPEMVHSAPHTTPVCRPDEVKAARQPILKATLPATGVDEPTEEPLVTRSV, encoded by the coding sequence ATGCGAAATCAACACTCTACCCGTTCTATTTTTGACATTTCCCGCTCTGGCCGACGGTCGACCCGCTTTCCGGAACACCCGGCGAATCCGGAGATGTCGTCAGTCGAAGAAGCGATCCCTGCAGAGTTCCTTGCGGAGGAAATGGCTCCCCTGCCCGAGTTGGCCGAATCTGATATCGTGCGGCATTATGTGAATCTGTCGACGCTCAATATGTCGGTAGATACGCATTTTTATCCGCTCGGCAGTTGTACGATGAAATTCAATCCGAAGCGACATGAACGCTTAGCCGGGACTCCCGGTTTGATTGATATGCATCCGTATCAAACAGCAGAAACTTCCCAGGGAATGTTGAAAATCCTGTTTGAACTTCAGGAAATGCTGGCCGAGATTGCCGGACTTCCCGCTGTTAGCCTCCATCCGGCTGCCGGGGCTCAGGGAGAATTCACTGCGTTACTGACAGCGGCTGCTTACTTCCGAGATAAGGGCGAAAACCGAACCCGCGTTATCTTTCCAAGTAGTGCACACGGCACCAACCCGGCCAGTGCAGCTCTTGCCGGCTTCGAATGCGTTCAATTGAAAAAATCGGCGACTGGTCTTGTTGATATCGAAGAACTGCAGGCTCATCTCGATGACCAGACGGCGGTCTTTATGATTACGAATCCCAACACCATTGGAATGTTTGAGCCCGAGATCGGACGTATCTCTCAAATGCTGCATGATGTTGGTGGACTTGTTTATATCGACGGAGCCAACATGAACGCTATTCTCGGAAAGACTCGCCCGGGAGATTTTGGCGGCGACATGATGCATTACAACGTTCACAAGACATTCACTGGTCCTCACGGTGCTGGTGGACCAGGCGCCGGACCGATTGCGGTTCGAGATTTCCTGGCCGACTATTTGCCCGCCCCCATCGTAACGAAACAACGGGATGAATCAGGTAACGAGGTCTATGGTCTTTCGCGACCTGCCAAATCCATAGGCCAGGTGCGAAGCTTCTTTGGAAACGTGGGTATCTTGCTTCGCGGCTATTTTTACCTGAAGACTTTAGGGGCTGTTGGCCTGCGGGAAGTTTCGGAACAGGCCGTTCTGAATGCGAATTACCTGCTGTCACAAGTCAAAGACTTTCTGCCTGTACCAGGTGGAGATGTCTGTATGCATGAATTTGTGGCCTCGGCGAGTCCTGTGTTGAAAGACCGGGGTATCTCCGCCATGGATATTGCTAAACGCCTGCTGGACTATGGTGTGCATGCTCCAACTGTTTACTTCCCGCTGGATGTGCCGGAAGCGATGATGATGGAGCCCACCGAAACGGAATCGAAGTCGACTCTTGATCGCTACGCCGCTTTGCTGCGTACGATTGCGACAGAGGAAGACCCGGAGATGGTTCATAGTGCCCCTCATACAACACCAGTTTGTCGACCGGATGAAGTCAAAGCGGCGCGGCAACCCATTCTGAAGGCGACCTTACCCGCGACGGGTGTCGATGAACCGACGGAAGAGCCGCTTGTAACCCGATCTGTATAA
- a CDS encoding lipoate--protein ligase family protein — MSSCQLLLDLAPHSGVWNMAMDEALLDRADRDGISTVRLYRWELPTVSLGYFQKNEVHVSLEHLPRVRRLTGGGAILHHHEITYSCTLPASHELADQSELLYEIIHIAFIGYLAANHIQLEMRGQTVHAEGGFHAEPFLCFGRQDARDLVLENQKVLGSAQRRRRGAMLQHGSLVMRRSPFAPEFAGIRDLHPDILLPDNHSLMEDLGPALANALHSKSELVQVDGGLMQEVEKWSTEKYLHLDWKRK, encoded by the coding sequence ATGTCCTCCTGCCAGTTGCTGCTCGATCTTGCTCCTCACTCCGGTGTGTGGAATATGGCGATGGATGAAGCACTGCTGGACCGCGCGGACCGGGACGGAATCTCTACGGTTCGGCTATACCGTTGGGAATTGCCGACGGTATCGTTGGGATACTTTCAGAAAAACGAAGTTCATGTCTCGCTCGAACATCTCCCACGCGTGCGTCGGTTAACAGGGGGTGGTGCTATCCTCCATCACCATGAAATTACTTATTCTTGCACATTGCCGGCCTCTCACGAGTTGGCTGATCAATCCGAGCTGCTATACGAGATTATCCACATCGCATTTATAGGTTACCTCGCCGCGAATCATATTCAGTTGGAGATGCGAGGTCAGACTGTGCATGCCGAAGGTGGGTTTCATGCGGAACCTTTTCTCTGTTTCGGAAGGCAGGATGCTCGGGATTTGGTGCTGGAAAACCAGAAGGTCCTCGGTTCTGCTCAGCGACGTCGCCGGGGAGCAATGTTACAGCATGGGAGCCTGGTGATGAGGCGGTCCCCTTTTGCTCCTGAGTTCGCTGGTATCCGGGATTTGCATCCAGATATCTTATTGCCCGATAACCATTCGTTAATGGAGGATTTGGGCCCCGCTCTTGCGAATGCTTTGCATTCCAAATCGGAGTTAGTACAAGTCGACGGAGGTCTGATGCAGGAGGTCGAAAAATGGTCAACAGAGAAATACCTGCACCTCGACTGGAAGCGAAAATGA
- a CDS encoding FHA domain-containing protein, with product MLTAELKVVGGRHHGRIIPLNTSKFLVGREQDCHLRPNSEMVSRHHCVFVLDDYTVRLRDLGSTNGTFVNNQRVRGIVPLNAGDLIRIGKLDLEVTISEPVTNESGSPTDTDTVRLSSGDTSMLPGLLDSSTNATEGLNSVGDTTVFMPAVTPTPNPDEVPALEQEATESDTATPEIPDHVEATPPNGSIPEEVQAYSAPMGVPGMPPQGYPPQPQMPGYPPQQYPPQQYPPQQYPPMNYPYGYQPGMPQQYPPQAYPPMPGGYPGYSGYPPQQSGYGYPAPQTQQVDVPEPEYEEPSEVDSPSQGSGGRVAAPLVNLPDPSTTGAKDQVVGSDPSQENPEGTKEQKGETVPDAINGIIKQMSQRR from the coding sequence ATGCTCACGGCTGAACTTAAAGTGGTCGGCGGACGCCACCACGGAAGGATCATCCCCCTTAACACCTCGAAATTTCTAGTCGGACGCGAACAAGACTGCCATCTCCGCCCTAACAGCGAAATGGTTAGCCGTCATCATTGTGTGTTTGTACTTGATGATTACACCGTGCGATTGAGAGATTTAGGTAGTACCAATGGTACGTTTGTAAACAACCAGCGAGTTCGCGGAATCGTTCCACTGAACGCCGGTGATCTTATTCGGATCGGGAAACTCGATCTTGAAGTCACGATCAGCGAGCCAGTGACGAACGAAAGCGGTTCGCCTACGGACACGGACACGGTGCGGCTTTCTAGCGGCGATACGTCGATGTTGCCCGGATTGCTCGATTCATCGACCAATGCAACAGAGGGGCTGAATAGCGTTGGAGATACCACCGTCTTCATGCCAGCGGTTACGCCTACGCCCAATCCAGACGAGGTCCCTGCTTTAGAGCAGGAAGCGACCGAATCTGATACGGCAACACCGGAAATACCCGACCACGTCGAGGCTACACCTCCAAACGGATCTATTCCGGAAGAAGTGCAAGCCTACAGTGCACCAATGGGAGTACCCGGTATGCCTCCGCAAGGCTACCCACCCCAGCCGCAGATGCCGGGTTATCCTCCGCAGCAGTATCCGCCCCAGCAATATCCACCGCAGCAATACCCGCCCATGAATTACCCTTACGGGTATCAACCGGGCATGCCGCAGCAGTATCCGCCACAAGCATACCCCCCTATGCCGGGAGGCTATCCAGGATACAGCGGTTATCCACCACAACAATCTGGATACGGTTACCCTGCTCCTCAGACGCAGCAAGTGGACGTCCCGGAGCCTGAATACGAAGAACCCTCAGAAGTAGATTCACCTTCTCAAGGGAGCGGTGGGCGAGTGGCAGCACCACTAGTTAATCTTCCAGACCCTTCCACAACAGGCGCAAAAGATCAGGTGGTAGGGTCGGACCCATCACAGGAGAATCCTGAAGGGACCAAGGAGCAAAAAGGAGAAACTGTTCCGGATGCGATTAACGGCATTATTAAACAGATGTCGCAGCGACGGTAA
- the cimA gene encoding citramalate synthase, which translates to MARIKLYDTTLRDGSQGEGVNFSLQDKLAIAQMLDRFGFDYIEGGYPLSNPKDEQFFQQIADIELKHAKITAFGMTRRKGVAAEDDDCMKALRDSKAPVITVVGKTWDLHVTGVLRVDLEENLAMIRDSIAFLKAEGREVVYDCEHFFDGFKANPDYALQTIKAAEAAGADIIVPCDTNGGSMPDWVEEALTKVQAEINIPVGIHCHNDCELAVANSLRAVQSGAVQVQGTINGLGERCGNADLISVAANLSLKLGYDVLAENGIEHLTELSRYVYELANMNFRSGQPFVGMSAFAHKGGMHVSAVNRFSHSYEHIEPETVGNSRRILVSELSGRSNIVAKTSKYHLDQDPELMARILMRVQDQENEGYQFEAAEATFDLLVMKEARIYQSQFKRIHYRVNVKTEEGQEPITEATVKVSVDGQVFHEVAEGDGPVNALDQALRKALTTSYPNLASMHLVDYKVRVINSTEGTAARVRVVIESQDDKDVWSTIGVSENIIEASWIALIDSVEYKLLKDAGTFARELVTTDEKS; encoded by the coding sequence ATGGCCCGTATAAAGCTCTACGACACAACCTTACGCGATGGTAGCCAGGGAGAAGGCGTCAATTTTTCGTTGCAGGATAAACTCGCAATTGCTCAGATGCTGGACCGCTTTGGCTTTGATTACATTGAAGGTGGTTACCCGCTTTCCAATCCCAAAGACGAGCAATTCTTCCAGCAGATTGCGGATATCGAGCTGAAGCACGCGAAGATTACGGCATTCGGAATGACTCGTCGTAAAGGAGTTGCGGCTGAAGACGACGATTGCATGAAGGCCCTGCGAGATTCCAAGGCACCCGTCATTACAGTTGTGGGGAAGACTTGGGACTTACACGTAACGGGAGTTTTACGCGTCGACCTCGAGGAAAACCTGGCGATGATTCGGGATTCCATTGCCTTCCTCAAAGCGGAAGGTCGCGAAGTCGTGTATGACTGCGAGCATTTCTTCGATGGATTTAAAGCGAACCCGGACTACGCCCTGCAAACTATCAAAGCGGCAGAAGCAGCGGGCGCTGATATCATCGTGCCGTGCGATACCAACGGCGGGAGCATGCCTGACTGGGTCGAAGAAGCACTGACCAAAGTACAGGCGGAAATCAATATTCCTGTGGGAATCCATTGTCACAATGACTGCGAATTGGCGGTTGCCAATTCTCTACGGGCGGTTCAATCCGGAGCCGTTCAAGTTCAGGGAACGATCAACGGACTCGGGGAACGATGTGGAAATGCCGACCTGATCAGCGTTGCCGCGAATTTGTCGCTTAAACTCGGTTATGATGTTCTGGCAGAAAACGGCATTGAACACCTGACGGAACTGTCCCGCTATGTTTACGAACTGGCGAATATGAATTTCCGGTCGGGGCAACCTTTCGTAGGAATGTCAGCATTTGCACACAAAGGGGGCATGCATGTCTCCGCCGTCAATCGATTCTCTCACAGCTATGAACACATCGAACCCGAAACGGTTGGGAACTCGCGACGTATTCTGGTGAGTGAACTCTCAGGGCGTTCTAACATCGTCGCCAAAACCAGCAAATACCACCTCGACCAGGATCCCGAGCTGATGGCCCGGATTCTGATGCGTGTGCAGGACCAGGAAAACGAAGGTTACCAGTTTGAAGCTGCCGAGGCGACATTTGACCTGCTCGTCATGAAAGAAGCCCGCATTTACCAGTCCCAGTTCAAACGGATTCACTACCGAGTGAATGTGAAGACGGAAGAGGGACAGGAACCCATCACAGAAGCGACGGTTAAAGTTTCTGTGGACGGTCAGGTTTTCCATGAGGTGGCCGAAGGGGACGGACCTGTGAACGCCCTGGATCAGGCTTTGAGAAAAGCCCTGACAACCAGCTATCCGAATCTGGCGAGCATGCATCTGGTTGATTACAAAGTACGAGTGATCAATTCCACCGAAGGGACCGCTGCCCGCGTTCGAGTTGTCATTGAAAGCCAGGACGACAAAGACGTCTGGAGCACAATTGGTGTCAGCGAGAACATCATCGAAGCGAGCTGGATTGCCCTCATCGACAGCGTCGAGTACAAACTACTGAAAGACGCCGGAACCTTTGCCAGAGAACTGGTGACCACCGACGAAAAAAGTTGA
- a CDS encoding valine--tRNA ligase produces MTTEIPKQYDPEQAQQKWFSFWEENHLFDAEPDPKKKPHTIMIPLPNVTGALHMGHALNGTIQDLLTRWRRMQGYSALWMPGTDHAGIATQAVVERRMLEEEGLTRHDIGREALVNRIWIWKDAYEHRILNQLKKLGASCDWRRTRFTLDEVCSQAVRRTFYKLFDDGLIYRGKRLVNWDTFLQTAVADDEVFSEEVDGHFWTFTYPVVGSDKKIAFSTTRPETMLGDSALCVHPSDERYKDLVGSKVRIPINGREIPIVADALLAKMEMGTGAVKVTPAHDPNDYACGMRHDLEMINILNSDGTMNENAGKFAGQDRYEVREAIVAEMETMGYFVEVEARKIDLKHSDRSKTPVEPYLSDQWFVRMDDLAQSAIDAVEDNRVRFFPARYRNSYLDWLGEKRDWCISRQLWWGHQIPIWYCSTCTEDDLKAAFADRDDVSYRLDEENGVWLVCSEHDLEEDALGAQHQLVRDDDVLDTWFSSALWPHATLGWPNTEQNPPRVGSEEFSDTPSGTNEVLDHFYPGSVLVTSRDIITLWVARMVLAGLYNMKDIPFSHVCIHPKILDGFGQTMSKSKGNGVDPMDLIDKYGTDAVRFTIASFAGETQDVRLPVGYECPGCGEVIPQKLEHQKMTPSGGDKPRIECPKCKESFQFSSAWFEPDADQEVARVVSERFEYGRNFCNKFWNAARFAMMNLEGYTPGEVSESDLQLEDRWILSRLSKTTAELTELLGRYQFDAATRTLRDFTWNEFCDWYLEMIKPRLRDEKLKPVAQRVLVGVLDSLIRLLQPFTPFICEELWQRLAEIAPERGLLKVEPAEKSVMQAAWPEFPTEWIDTQLESRFVRLQEVIVAIRNVRAIYNIPPSTELTLLMRCEDLVASDMQNVSEQFKNLARAVLEGAGTNVERPPASASFALDDADGFIPLEGIVDLQGELKRQQKEADNLRGVITGIEKKLENKNFVERAPEDVVANVRETLATRQKQLASIEEIISQLS; encoded by the coding sequence ATGACGACCGAAATCCCCAAGCAGTACGATCCGGAACAGGCCCAGCAGAAGTGGTTCTCTTTCTGGGAGGAAAATCATCTTTTTGATGCCGAACCCGATCCGAAAAAGAAGCCCCATACGATCATGATTCCGCTCCCCAACGTGACGGGGGCGCTGCACATGGGGCATGCACTGAACGGGACCATTCAGGACCTGCTTACCCGCTGGCGAAGAATGCAGGGTTACTCGGCATTATGGATGCCCGGGACTGACCACGCAGGAATTGCGACTCAGGCGGTCGTCGAACGGCGAATGCTTGAAGAAGAGGGTCTCACTCGGCATGACATTGGTCGCGAGGCACTCGTCAATCGGATCTGGATCTGGAAAGATGCGTACGAACATCGAATTCTGAACCAGCTGAAAAAATTGGGAGCCAGCTGCGACTGGCGGCGCACTCGCTTTACTCTGGATGAGGTCTGCTCTCAGGCCGTTCGTCGGACGTTCTACAAATTATTCGACGATGGTTTAATTTATCGCGGTAAGCGGTTGGTCAACTGGGATACTTTTCTGCAGACAGCCGTCGCTGACGACGAAGTCTTCAGTGAAGAAGTCGATGGTCACTTCTGGACATTCACTTATCCGGTTGTCGGCTCCGATAAGAAAATCGCGTTCTCCACGACACGTCCGGAAACGATGCTGGGTGACAGTGCGCTTTGTGTGCATCCCTCCGATGAACGGTATAAAGACTTGGTGGGATCCAAAGTTCGTATTCCGATCAATGGTCGTGAGATTCCAATCGTTGCCGATGCCCTGCTGGCGAAAATGGAGATGGGCACGGGGGCCGTGAAAGTAACTCCCGCCCATGACCCCAACGACTATGCCTGCGGAATGCGACATGACCTTGAGATGATCAATATTCTCAATTCCGATGGCACGATGAATGAAAACGCCGGAAAGTTCGCGGGGCAGGATCGATACGAAGTTCGCGAAGCGATAGTGGCCGAGATGGAGACGATGGGCTATTTCGTTGAAGTCGAAGCACGCAAAATTGATCTGAAACATTCCGATCGCTCTAAGACCCCTGTTGAACCTTATCTGTCTGACCAGTGGTTCGTTCGTATGGATGACCTGGCTCAATCGGCGATTGATGCAGTGGAAGACAATCGCGTTCGCTTCTTTCCCGCCCGCTATCGGAACTCGTATCTCGACTGGCTGGGTGAAAAACGAGATTGGTGCATTAGCCGTCAGTTATGGTGGGGGCATCAGATTCCTATCTGGTACTGTTCGACCTGCACTGAGGATGATCTGAAAGCCGCTTTTGCGGACCGTGACGATGTCAGTTATCGACTTGACGAAGAGAATGGTGTCTGGTTGGTCTGCTCCGAGCACGACCTTGAGGAAGATGCGCTAGGAGCGCAGCACCAACTTGTTCGTGATGATGATGTACTCGATACCTGGTTCAGTTCTGCACTCTGGCCCCATGCAACACTCGGTTGGCCTAATACCGAACAGAATCCACCCCGGGTAGGTTCGGAAGAATTCAGTGACACCCCTTCCGGCACGAACGAGGTTCTCGATCACTTCTATCCCGGTTCCGTGCTGGTGACCAGTCGGGATATCATCACGTTGTGGGTGGCGAGAATGGTGCTCGCCGGCTTGTACAACATGAAAGATATTCCTTTCAGCCATGTCTGTATCCATCCGAAAATCCTCGACGGCTTTGGACAGACAATGTCGAAATCCAAGGGGAATGGCGTCGATCCGATGGACTTGATCGATAAGTACGGAACCGACGCTGTCCGGTTTACGATTGCCTCGTTCGCCGGGGAGACTCAGGATGTCCGGTTGCCGGTCGGTTATGAATGTCCCGGATGTGGCGAAGTGATTCCGCAAAAGTTGGAACATCAGAAAATGACTCCCTCCGGGGGAGACAAACCTCGAATTGAATGTCCTAAATGCAAAGAGTCATTCCAGTTCTCCAGTGCGTGGTTCGAGCCCGATGCAGATCAGGAAGTTGCCCGTGTCGTCAGTGAACGATTCGAGTATGGCCGGAACTTCTGTAACAAATTCTGGAATGCGGCCCGGTTCGCGATGATGAACCTGGAAGGTTACACCCCGGGAGAAGTCTCCGAGAGTGATCTTCAATTGGAAGACCGTTGGATTCTAAGCCGATTGTCGAAGACAACTGCGGAATTGACAGAGCTTCTCGGCCGCTATCAATTTGACGCCGCGACTCGGACATTGCGTGATTTCACCTGGAATGAATTTTGTGACTGGTACCTGGAGATGATTAAACCTCGTCTCCGTGATGAAAAGCTGAAACCGGTTGCTCAACGAGTTCTGGTTGGAGTACTGGATTCACTGATCCGCTTATTGCAACCATTTACTCCTTTCATCTGCGAGGAACTGTGGCAACGGTTGGCGGAGATTGCGCCCGAACGTGGGCTTCTCAAAGTCGAACCGGCTGAGAAAAGCGTCATGCAGGCGGCTTGGCCAGAATTTCCCACTGAGTGGATTGATACTCAATTGGAGTCCCGCTTCGTCCGGTTACAGGAAGTGATTGTTGCGATTCGGAACGTGCGGGCTATTTATAACATTCCGCCCTCGACGGAACTGACATTGCTAATGCGCTGCGAGGATTTGGTTGCGAGTGACATGCAGAATGTTTCCGAGCAATTTAAAAACCTGGCCCGAGCAGTCCTCGAAGGAGCAGGAACTAATGTGGAACGCCCCCCTGCTTCTGCTTCGTTTGCTCTGGACGATGCCGATGGATTCATTCCCCTCGAAGGAATTGTCGATCTGCAGGGAGAACTAAAACGACAACAGAAAGAGGCAGACAACCTTAGAGGCGTTATCACCGGTATCGAAAAGAAACTGGAAAACAAAAATTTCGTGGAGCGCGCCCCGGAAGATGTTGTGGCAAATGTCCGCGAAACCTTGGCGACACGGCAGAAGCAACTGGCGAGTATCGAAGAAATTATCAGTCAGCTTTCCTGA
- a CDS encoding bifunctional nuclease family protein — protein MLVQMELSRIIISEINDQQVIYLKEVNGERTFPILIGLFEASSINRRVTGDHPPRPMTHDLLKNSIESLGGEIQDVIVTDLKEHTYFAVIRVQHEGELIEIDSRPSDAIALAAHFDPALPILVSDTVLEEVS, from the coding sequence GTGCTGGTTCAGATGGAGCTCTCTCGGATTATTATCAGTGAAATCAACGACCAGCAGGTAATCTATCTGAAGGAAGTTAATGGGGAGCGTACTTTTCCGATTTTGATCGGACTGTTCGAAGCGTCCAGTATTAACAGGCGGGTTACGGGTGACCATCCCCCCCGTCCGATGACGCACGACTTGCTCAAGAACAGTATCGAATCGCTGGGAGGCGAAATTCAGGACGTGATTGTCACGGATCTCAAAGAGCATACTTATTTCGCCGTCATTCGCGTGCAGCACGAGGGAGAACTGATCGAAATCGACAGTCGACCTTCCGACGCGATCGCTCTGGCAGCGCACTTTGACCCTGCCCTGCCCATTCTCGTCAGTGATACGGTCCTCGAAGAGGTTTCTTAG